One window of the Shewanella litorisediminis genome contains the following:
- a CDS encoding PrkA family serine protein kinase: MGIFEHYQQRYEKKLEEEYTLQEFLEICKQDKSAYATAAERLLLAIGEPELIDTSKNSVLSRIFSNRLISRYPAFKDFFGMEDAIEQIVAYLKHSAQGLEESKQILYLLGPVGGGKSSLAEKLKALMQKVPVYMLSADGVRSPVNDHPFCLFDADEDGKLLQEEYDIPTRYLRTIMSPWAVKRLHDFGGDISRFKVVKVFPSVLDQIAVAKTEPGDENNQDISSLVGKVDIRQLEHFAQNDADAYSYSGALCRANQGLMEFVEMFKAPIKVLHPLLTATQEGNYNGTEGLSALPFSGIILAHSNESEWSSFKNNKNNEAFLDRVYIVKVPYCLRVSEEIQIYKKLIINSELSEAPCAPGTLETLAQFSVLSRLKVPENSSIYSKMRVYDGESLKDTDPKAKSYQEYRDYAGVDEGMNGLSTRFAFKILSKVFNFDHTEIAANPVHLFYVLERQIEAEQFPGETAERYLEFLKGYLIPKYVEFIGKEIQTAYLESYSEYGQNIFDRYVTYADFWIQDQEYRDPETGQLFDRSALNAELEKIEKPAGISNPKDFRNEIVNFVLRARANNEGKNPTWTSYEKLRTVIEKKMFSNTEDLLPVISFNAKTSTDDQRKHDDFVNRMMEKGYTKKQVRLLSEWYLRVRKSS; this comes from the coding sequence ATGGGCATCTTTGAACATTACCAACAGCGCTATGAAAAGAAACTCGAAGAAGAATATACATTGCAAGAGTTTCTTGAAATCTGTAAGCAGGATAAAAGCGCATACGCTACCGCAGCCGAACGTTTACTGTTGGCTATAGGTGAGCCCGAACTTATCGACACTTCAAAAAATTCAGTATTGAGCCGGATCTTCTCAAACCGGCTGATTTCTCGCTATCCGGCCTTCAAAGACTTTTTCGGCATGGAAGACGCCATAGAGCAGATAGTGGCTTACCTTAAACACTCTGCCCAAGGGCTTGAAGAATCCAAGCAGATCCTCTATTTGCTGGGCCCCGTGGGAGGCGGTAAATCTTCTCTGGCAGAAAAACTCAAGGCGCTGATGCAAAAAGTGCCTGTGTATATGCTCAGTGCCGACGGCGTGCGCAGTCCGGTGAACGATCACCCATTTTGCCTGTTCGATGCCGACGAAGACGGCAAGCTGTTGCAGGAAGAATACGATATTCCCACCCGTTACCTGCGCACCATCATGTCCCCTTGGGCCGTTAAACGCCTGCACGATTTTGGTGGCGATATCAGTCGCTTTAAAGTCGTCAAAGTTTTCCCGTCTGTACTTGATCAAATCGCCGTGGCAAAAACCGAACCCGGTGATGAAAACAACCAGGATATTTCTTCGCTGGTGGGGAAAGTGGATATCCGCCAGTTGGAACACTTCGCTCAAAACGATGCTGACGCCTATTCATACTCTGGCGCCCTGTGTCGTGCAAATCAGGGGTTAATGGAGTTTGTAGAGATGTTCAAGGCGCCAATCAAGGTGCTGCACCCTCTGCTTACTGCCACTCAGGAAGGGAACTACAACGGTACCGAAGGACTGTCGGCCCTGCCTTTCAGTGGCATTATTCTCGCACACTCCAATGAGTCCGAATGGTCAAGCTTCAAGAACAACAAAAACAACGAAGCCTTTCTCGACAGGGTTTATATCGTCAAGGTGCCCTACTGTCTGCGGGTATCGGAAGAAATTCAAATCTACAAAAAGCTGATTATCAATTCAGAGTTGTCCGAAGCGCCCTGTGCCCCCGGCACCCTGGAAACACTGGCTCAGTTCAGCGTCCTTTCGCGGCTTAAAGTCCCTGAAAACTCTTCCATTTACTCCAAAATGCGGGTCTATGATGGCGAGAGCCTCAAGGATACGGATCCCAAGGCCAAGTCTTATCAGGAGTACCGAGATTACGCGGGTGTCGACGAAGGCATGAACGGACTGTCAACCCGCTTTGCCTTTAAAATCCTCTCCAAGGTCTTTAACTTTGACCATACCGAAATTGCAGCCAACCCAGTGCATCTCTTCTATGTTTTGGAACGGCAAATTGAGGCCGAGCAGTTCCCCGGTGAAACCGCAGAGCGCTACCTTGAGTTCCTCAAAGGGTATCTCATCCCCAAGTACGTAGAATTTATTGGTAAAGAAATTCAGACTGCTTATTTGGAGTCTTACTCAGAGTACGGTCAAAACATTTTCGACCGTTATGTCACCTATGCCGACTTCTGGATCCAGGATCAGGAATACCGGGATCCCGAAACCGGTCAGCTGTTTGACCGCTCGGCCCTCAATGCGGAACTTGAGAAAATCGAAAAGCCCGCCGGGATCTCCAATCCCAAAGATTTCCGCAATGAAATCGTTAACTTCGTACTGCGGGCCCGTGCCAACAACGAAGGTAAAAACCCCACCTGGACCAGCTATGAAAAACTCAGAACTGTCATCGAGAAGAAGATGTTCTCCAACACAGAAGATCTGTTGCCGGTGATTTCATTCAATGCCAAAACCTCCACCGATGACCAACGTAAACACGATGACTTTGTCAATCGCATGATGGAAAAAGGCTACACCAAGAAACAAGTACGTCTGTTGTCTGAGTGGTATCTGCGAGTTCGTAAATCGTCTTGA
- a CDS encoding DUF2069 domain-containing protein, whose product MLSNTALLLTINRVGYLALLLVMAFWFVLGPNSREYSLIFNLLWLVPLLLPLPGLMKGNPYTHAWASFVLCLYLLHALTLVYIAGDWLWFACLELALLVLLSVTFPFYARHRGRELGLGLKKKSKE is encoded by the coding sequence GTGCTGTCAAACACCGCGTTACTGTTAACAATCAACCGTGTGGGGTATCTCGCCCTGCTGCTGGTTATGGCCTTCTGGTTTGTGCTTGGCCCCAACAGCCGGGAATATTCCCTCATCTTTAACCTGCTGTGGCTGGTACCCCTGCTGCTTCCGCTCCCCGGGTTGATGAAGGGCAATCCCTACACCCATGCCTGGGCAAGCTTTGTCCTCTGCCTGTATCTGCTGCACGCGCTGACGCTGGTGTATATCGCCGGCGACTGGCTGTGGTTCGCCTGCCTCGAACTCGCCCTCTTGGTGCTTCTGTCAGTCACTTTCCCGTTTTACGCCCGCCATCGCGGCCGTGAACTGGGCCTTGGGCTCAAGAAAAAGTCGAAGGAATAA
- a CDS encoding AI-2E family transporter yields the protein MLEFVTRWYKDKFSDPQAVTLLFILIGLWALIYFAGGLLAPLLVALVLAFLLEWPVAQMSRIGVNRTTGASLMLVLFAGIVLLMVFGLVPSLWKQGMSLLTELPAMLDKGMGYLQELTQKYPQYVSADQVIAMETELKRMLDTQHLLDIGKQILGFSASLLVLMVYTILVPLLVFFFLKDKEELIRGSKRFFPTNRELARKVWGEMNQQIFNYIRGKVIEIIIVGAVSYVFFALMGLRYSALLGVLTGLSVLIPYVGATLVTLPIALVGFFQWGFSPEFGYLMLGYGIIQALDGNVLVPLLFSDAVDLHPVIIIAAVLVFGGLWGFWGVFFAIPLASLVKAVVNVWPRNHPVDKSDGDSSAGSGIPDKAVSE from the coding sequence ATGCTCGAATTCGTGACTCGCTGGTACAAGGACAAGTTCAGTGACCCCCAGGCAGTGACCCTGCTGTTTATTCTTATTGGCCTCTGGGCACTGATTTATTTTGCCGGTGGTTTGCTGGCGCCCTTGTTGGTGGCGCTGGTATTGGCCTTTTTGCTCGAGTGGCCGGTGGCCCAAATGTCACGCATTGGTGTAAACCGCACCACCGGCGCTTCACTGATGTTGGTGCTCTTTGCCGGCATCGTGCTTTTGATGGTGTTTGGTTTGGTTCCGAGTCTCTGGAAGCAGGGCATGTCGCTCTTGACCGAGCTGCCCGCCATGCTGGATAAGGGCATGGGCTACCTTCAGGAGCTGACCCAGAAATACCCTCAGTATGTGAGTGCAGACCAGGTGATTGCCATGGAAACCGAGCTTAAGCGCATGCTCGATACTCAGCATCTGCTCGATATTGGCAAGCAGATTTTGGGCTTCTCGGCATCGCTGCTGGTGCTGATGGTGTACACCATTTTGGTCCCGCTGCTGGTGTTTTTCTTTCTGAAAGACAAGGAAGAGCTTATCCGCGGCAGTAAACGATTTTTCCCTACAAACCGCGAACTTGCCCGCAAAGTGTGGGGCGAGATGAACCAGCAGATTTTCAACTATATCCGTGGCAAGGTGATTGAGATCATTATTGTTGGCGCCGTGAGCTACGTGTTCTTTGCCTTGATGGGGCTAAGATACTCAGCGCTGCTGGGCGTGCTGACCGGTTTGTCTGTGCTGATCCCCTACGTGGGTGCCACCCTGGTGACCCTGCCCATTGCGCTGGTTGGCTTTTTTCAGTGGGGATTCTCACCGGAATTTGGTTATCTGATGCTGGGCTACGGCATTATTCAGGCGCTGGATGGCAACGTGCTGGTACCGCTGCTGTTCTCTGATGCGGTGGACCTGCACCCGGTTATCATTATCGCTGCCGTGTTGGTCTTTGGTGGACTATGGGGCTTTTGGGGCGTGTTTTTTGCCATTCCTTTGGCCTCTTTGGTCAAAGCGGTGGTCAACGTCTGGCCACGCAATCATCCGGTGGATAAATCAGATGGTGACAGCAGCGCAGGTAGCGGCATACCCGATAAAGCCGTCAGCGAATAA
- the hda gene encoding DnaA inactivator Hda translates to MTQHPPLQLSLPVHLPDDETFTSYYPAAGNDELIGALKSAAGGDGVQAIYLWGPVKSGRTHLIHAACARANELERRSFYIPLGIHASISTALLEGLEQFDLICIDDVDAVAGHPLWEEAIFDLYNRVAEQKRGSLIVSASASPMEAGFVLPDLVSRMHWGLTYQLQPMMDDEKLAALQRRAAMRGLQLPEDVGRFLLNRMARDLRTLFDVLDRLDKASMVHQRKLTIPFVKEMLRL, encoded by the coding sequence GTGACACAACATCCCCCATTGCAGTTGTCCCTGCCTGTACATTTGCCAGATGATGAGACGTTCACCAGTTATTACCCTGCGGCGGGTAATGACGAGCTTATCGGCGCGCTGAAATCGGCGGCAGGTGGCGACGGGGTTCAGGCTATTTATCTGTGGGGACCGGTCAAATCGGGACGCACCCATCTTATTCATGCCGCCTGTGCCAGGGCCAATGAGCTGGAGCGTCGCAGCTTTTATATTCCCCTGGGTATTCATGCCAGTATCTCCACCGCCTTGTTGGAGGGGCTTGAGCAGTTTGACCTCATCTGTATCGATGATGTGGACGCGGTAGCTGGTCATCCCCTGTGGGAAGAGGCGATATTCGATCTCTATAACCGGGTGGCGGAGCAAAAACGTGGCAGTTTGATAGTCAGTGCCAGTGCCTCGCCCATGGAGGCAGGTTTTGTGCTGCCGGATCTGGTGTCCAGAATGCATTGGGGGCTGACCTACCAGTTGCAGCCAATGATGGACGATGAGAAGCTCGCGGCACTGCAGCGCCGTGCGGCCATGCGCGGACTGCAACTGCCGGAGGACGTGGGGCGTTTTCTGCTCAATCGTATGGCGAGAGATTTACGTACGCTGTTTGATGTGCTGGACCGCTTGGACAAGGCATCCATGGTGCATCAACGCAAGCTGACCATACCCTTTGTGAAAGAGATGCTGAGGCTCTGA
- a CDS encoding M48 family metalloprotease, producing the protein MRNLTLSRMTKTLAAAGLSILLTLPAAKSFANNDLPDLGTAAVNTFSLEKEMIYGDAYMRVIRSSAPLLNDPVLSQYLTELGNKLVANATGVKTPFYFFLLRNDEINAFAFFGGHVGVHTGLFLNADTESELASVLAHEITHVTQRHLARSLEAQQKAGPATIAGLLGAILLTIAAPQAGMAALATTQALATQSKINYTRQHEKEADRIGMQILVDAGFDPEAAADFFGKIASRYRFTTKPPQMLLTHPLPESRISEARTRATQYPHRYVPDSLNYHLARARVQVRFSSYSEEAALNLFEKQLSRHSYAIESAALYGKALALFRLKRFEESEAIIDKLLARDDNNLFYLDTKTDLLAERKDFQSAITLLEAKRKLKPTSQVINANLANVYIEADESPKAIPLLEDMVFLDRQNPLPYQLMTQAYRKDGNKALEHFATAETLALAADYKGAVDQLNFAYRYTKDDALQLARIEARIRQFKDAEKALDELK; encoded by the coding sequence TTGCGTAATTTGACACTTTCCAGAATGACAAAGACACTCGCTGCGGCGGGTTTATCCATACTGCTCACCTTACCTGCGGCCAAGAGTTTTGCGAACAACGATTTGCCTGATCTTGGCACTGCGGCAGTTAACACCTTCAGTCTGGAAAAGGAAATGATCTACGGGGACGCCTATATGCGGGTGATCCGCTCGTCGGCGCCGCTGTTGAACGACCCGGTACTGAGCCAATACCTTACAGAACTTGGCAACAAGCTCGTCGCTAACGCCACCGGTGTAAAAACCCCTTTTTACTTTTTCTTGCTGCGTAACGACGAAATCAACGCCTTCGCGTTTTTCGGTGGCCACGTGGGCGTGCATACGGGGCTGTTTTTAAATGCCGATACCGAGAGTGAACTTGCATCGGTACTGGCACACGAAATCACCCACGTCACACAGCGCCACCTGGCGCGCTCGCTGGAAGCCCAGCAAAAAGCCGGCCCCGCGACTATTGCCGGTCTTCTGGGCGCCATTTTGCTCACCATTGCCGCGCCCCAGGCCGGTATGGCGGCGCTCGCCACCACTCAGGCGCTCGCTACTCAGTCCAAAATCAACTACACCCGCCAACATGAAAAGGAAGCCGATCGTATCGGCATGCAAATTCTGGTGGATGCCGGATTCGACCCCGAAGCGGCGGCAGATTTTTTCGGTAAGATAGCCAGCCGTTACCGCTTCACCACCAAGCCGCCGCAAATGCTGCTCACTCACCCCTTGCCTGAATCGCGCATCAGTGAAGCCCGTACCCGGGCGACCCAATACCCCCACAGGTATGTGCCAGACAGTTTGAACTACCATCTGGCCCGTGCCAGGGTGCAGGTCAGGTTCTCCAGTTACAGTGAAGAAGCCGCGCTGAATCTGTTTGAGAAACAGCTGTCACGCCACAGTTATGCCATTGAGAGCGCAGCCCTTTATGGCAAGGCTCTGGCGCTGTTTCGCCTTAAACGCTTCGAGGAATCTGAAGCCATCATCGACAAACTGCTTGCCCGCGATGACAACAACCTGTTTTATCTCGATACCAAAACCGATTTGCTCGCCGAGCGCAAAGATTTCCAGTCTGCCATCACGCTGCTGGAAGCCAAACGCAAACTTAAACCCACCTCTCAGGTGATCAACGCCAATCTTGCCAATGTGTATATCGAAGCCGATGAGAGCCCAAAGGCGATTCCACTGCTGGAAGACATGGTATTTCTCGACAGGCAAAATCCTCTGCCCTACCAGTTGATGACCCAGGCCTACCGAAAAGACGGCAATAAGGCGCTGGAGCACTTTGCCACCGCCGAAACGCTGGCGCTCGCGGCAGACTACAAGGGCGCAGTGGATCAGCTTAACTTCGCCTACCGCTACACCAAGGATGATGCGTTGCAACTGGCGCGAATCGAAGCCCGCATTCGCCAGTTTAAAGACGCCGAAAAAGCCCTGGACGAACTCAAGTAG
- a CDS encoding sulfurtransferase TusA family protein, with protein sequence MVFIDLTAFRCPVPLVQVKLALKKLPAGETLEVALLDNASRRDVPAFLEKQGYGVQRTQDDNACLKLLISQVPHTQ encoded by the coding sequence ATGGTTTTTATCGATTTAACAGCATTTCGATGTCCTGTGCCTCTGGTGCAGGTGAAGCTGGCGTTAAAAAAATTACCGGCCGGTGAAACACTTGAAGTTGCTTTATTGGACAATGCATCCCGCCGTGATGTTCCCGCATTTTTGGAAAAACAGGGCTACGGGGTGCAGCGTACCCAGGACGATAACGCTTGCCTTAAACTTCTTATCAGCCAAGTGCCCCATACTCAGTAA
- the arsC gene encoding arsenate reductase (glutaredoxin) (This arsenate reductase requires both glutathione and glutaredoxin to convert arsenate to arsenite, after which the efflux transporter formed by ArsA and ArsB can extrude the arsenite from the cell, providing resistance.): MTKAVILHNPRCSKSRETLALLGEQGVEIEVVEYLKDTPDAAEIARILSLLGMGARELMRTKEDEYKALGLDNPDLDEAALIDAMVAHPKLIERPVVLANGKAAIGRPPANVLEIL; encoded by the coding sequence ATGACAAAAGCCGTTATTTTGCATAATCCACGCTGCTCAAAAAGCCGCGAAACCCTGGCGCTGCTCGGTGAACAAGGTGTTGAGATTGAAGTGGTGGAATACCTTAAAGACACGCCGGATGCCGCCGAAATTGCCCGCATCTTATCTCTGCTCGGCATGGGGGCACGGGAACTGATGCGCACCAAGGAAGATGAATACAAGGCCCTTGGGTTGGATAACCCGGATTTGGATGAGGCCGCGTTAATCGACGCCATGGTCGCCCATCCAAAACTGATTGAGCGCCCTGTGGTGCTGGCCAATGGCAAGGCTGCCATCGGCAGACCACCCGCCAACGTACTAGAAATCCTTTGA
- the sodB gene encoding superoxide dismutase [Fe], whose amino-acid sequence MAFELPPLPYAKNALEPHISQETIEYHYGKHHNTYVVKLNGLIPGTEFEGKTLEEIVKTSTGGVFNNAAQVWNHTFYWNCLAPNGGGAATGPVADAINAAFGSFEEFKAKFTDAAVNNFGSAWTWLVKKADGTVAIVNTSNAATPLTDDSVTPILTVDVWEHAYYIDYRNVRPDYLAHFWELVNWDFVNQNFAG is encoded by the coding sequence ATGGCTTTCGAATTACCCCCGCTGCCATACGCAAAGAACGCACTGGAACCCCATATTTCCCAGGAAACCATCGAGTACCACTACGGCAAGCACCACAACACCTACGTGGTTAAGCTGAACGGCCTGATCCCAGGTACCGAGTTCGAAGGCAAGACCCTGGAAGAGATCGTAAAGACCTCCACCGGTGGTGTGTTCAACAACGCTGCTCAGGTTTGGAACCACACCTTCTACTGGAACTGTCTGGCCCCTAACGGCGGTGGCGCAGCCACTGGCCCGGTTGCCGATGCTATCAACGCCGCTTTCGGTTCTTTCGAAGAATTCAAAGCCAAGTTCACCGACGCTGCGGTAAACAACTTCGGTAGCGCCTGGACCTGGTTGGTTAAAAAGGCTGACGGCACCGTTGCCATTGTAAACACCAGCAACGCCGCTACGCCGCTGACCGATGATTCTGTTACCCCAATCCTGACCGTGGATGTGTGGGAACACGCTTATTACATCGATTATCGCAACGTGCGTCCTGACTACCTGGCCCACTTCTGGGAACTGGTAAACTGGGACTTCGTAAACCAGAACTTCGCTGGTTAA
- a CDS encoding DUF2066 domain-containing protein has product MMKSFLKVALGLGLLFGHISAEAVQVSRLNEADVPVNSRSSEELEQAIKDAMAKVLVKNSGSTETLANPQVQSLIAQARSALSQYGYVENNGRLYVRASFDSARVTSTLRSAQLPVWGKQRPLTLLWLATDGDGEKVLLGDQSDLALRSQFNDASAQAGVPLLFPLLDLDDMMAANINSVRGFFADEVALASRRYQSDFFALATLEAAGTGFEYRLALYPRQAQTDITTPLQSVNQVEGSAESLDSAISAILSGMSSFYVSRYAVTGTSQESETELVFTGVGSLKAVVDIETYLGQLSMVKSARLVSIEGDSLRFALALFGSEDELRRTLALEPRLQPLGGAEQGTQQGGVIVDPFATAVQPGEILEVPGVPAQPNRYQWRGQ; this is encoded by the coding sequence ATGATGAAATCCTTTCTCAAAGTTGCATTAGGACTGGGACTGCTGTTTGGGCATATCAGCGCTGAGGCGGTGCAGGTCAGTCGGCTGAACGAAGCCGATGTACCAGTTAATTCAAGAAGCAGTGAAGAGCTTGAACAAGCTATCAAAGATGCCATGGCCAAGGTGTTGGTCAAAAACAGTGGCAGTACTGAAACACTGGCCAATCCCCAGGTTCAGTCACTGATAGCACAGGCCCGCTCGGCCCTCAGCCAATATGGCTATGTTGAAAACAATGGCCGCCTGTACGTTCGGGCCAGCTTCGATAGCGCCCGGGTGACCTCCACCCTTCGCAGTGCTCAGTTGCCAGTGTGGGGTAAACAGCGCCCGCTGACCCTGTTGTGGCTTGCCACCGACGGTGATGGTGAGAAGGTGCTGCTGGGCGACCAATCAGATTTGGCTCTTCGCAGCCAGTTTAATGATGCCAGCGCACAGGCAGGCGTACCGCTATTGTTTCCGCTGCTGGATTTGGACGACATGATGGCGGCCAATATCAATTCCGTCAGAGGTTTTTTTGCTGACGAAGTGGCACTGGCTTCACGCCGTTATCAATCGGACTTTTTTGCTCTGGCCACCCTGGAAGCGGCGGGCACCGGCTTCGAATATCGCTTGGCGCTTTATCCGCGGCAAGCTCAAACCGATATCACAACACCGCTTCAATCTGTTAATCAGGTTGAGGGCAGCGCCGAGAGTCTGGACAGCGCCATCAGCGCGATCCTGTCCGGTATGAGCTCCTTTTATGTCTCCCGATACGCGGTTACCGGAACCAGTCAGGAAAGTGAAACCGAGCTGGTGTTTACCGGTGTGGGTAGCCTTAAAGCGGTGGTGGATATAGAGACCTACTTAGGCCAGCTCTCCATGGTTAAATCTGCCCGTTTGGTCAGTATCGAAGGGGACTCACTGCGTTTTGCTTTGGCACTCTTTGGCAGCGAGGATGAACTCAGACGCACCCTGGCCCTGGAGCCGCGGCTGCAGCCCCTTGGCGGAGCCGAACAAGGCACTCAACAGGGTGGCGTTATTGTGGACCCTTTCGCCACCGCGGTGCAGCCCGGGGAGATTCTGGAAGTGCCCGGTGTTCCGGCGCAGCCAAACCGCTACCAATGGCGGGGCCAGTAA
- the grxD gene encoding Grx4 family monothiol glutaredoxin — METVERIKQQIAENPIIVYMKGSPKLPSCGFSARVAEMMINIGEQFAYVDILQHPDIRAELPKYANWPTFPQLWVEGELIGGCDILTEMFQKGELQPLIKEVAAKYKTEE; from the coding sequence ATGGAAACAGTAGAAAGAATCAAGCAGCAAATTGCTGAAAACCCAATCATTGTCTACATGAAGGGTTCTCCAAAGCTGCCAAGCTGTGGTTTCTCTGCCCGCGTTGCTGAGATGATGATTAACATCGGTGAGCAGTTTGCCTATGTGGACATCCTGCAACATCCGGATATCCGTGCTGAGCTGCCCAAGTATGCCAACTGGCCAACTTTCCCACAGCTGTGGGTCGAAGGCGAGCTGATTGGCGGTTGTGACATCCTGACCGAGATGTTCCAGAAAGGCGAACTGCAGCCGCTCATTAAAGAAGTGGCCGCCAAATACAAAACTGAAGAATAA
- a CDS encoding uracil-xanthine permease family protein — MNRLLLPLQGAQMLFVAFGALVLMPLLTGLDTSVALFTAGIGTLLFQLITRRQVPIFLASSFAFIAPIMYSVQMWGVAATMGGLVAAGCVYLVLSTLVKLRGVGFIHRLLPPVVVGPVIIIIGLGLAPVAVNMALGKSGDGSLVLVEGNTALIISLLSLITTVLVAVLAKGLLKLMPILAGILVGYVASLFFGVVSFDAMTNAPWFAMPSFTTPEFHWQAILFMIPVAIAPAVEHIGDILAISNVTRKDFMKDPGLHRTLAGDGVATIAAAAFGGPPNTTYSEVTGAVTLTRNFDPKIMTWAAVVAILLAFVGKLGALMQTIPVPVMGGIMCLLFGSIASVGLNTLIRNQVNLACPRNLAIVGVTLVFGIGGMAFGIGSFSLTGISLCGIVAILMNLVLPPSAPEPESP, encoded by the coding sequence ATGAATAGACTCCTGCTTCCCCTGCAGGGCGCACAGATGTTATTTGTGGCCTTTGGGGCACTGGTGTTGATGCCGCTGTTGACGGGCTTGGATACCAGTGTTGCGCTCTTCACCGCCGGTATAGGCACCTTGTTGTTTCAGCTTATCACCCGCCGTCAGGTACCGATATTCCTCGCATCTTCCTTCGCCTTTATCGCTCCCATCATGTACTCAGTGCAAATGTGGGGCGTGGCCGCAACCATGGGAGGACTGGTGGCAGCCGGGTGCGTGTATCTGGTGCTGTCCACGCTGGTAAAACTCAGAGGGGTTGGCTTTATTCATCGCCTGTTACCCCCCGTGGTTGTGGGCCCAGTGATCATTATCATCGGCTTGGGCCTTGCCCCCGTGGCGGTGAATATGGCGCTCGGTAAAAGTGGTGATGGCAGCCTGGTACTGGTTGAAGGAAACACCGCCCTTATCATCTCGTTGCTATCCCTTATCACCACAGTACTGGTTGCCGTGCTGGCAAAAGGCTTACTTAAACTGATGCCCATCCTTGCCGGTATTTTGGTGGGTTATGTGGCCAGCCTGTTCTTTGGCGTGGTGAGCTTTGATGCCATGACCAACGCGCCCTGGTTTGCCATGCCGAGTTTTACCACACCGGAATTCCATTGGCAGGCTATTCTCTTTATGATCCCGGTGGCCATTGCCCCTGCCGTAGAGCACATAGGCGACATATTGGCTATCTCCAATGTCACCCGTAAAGACTTTATGAAAGACCCCGGTCTGCACCGTACACTCGCAGGCGACGGCGTTGCTACCATTGCCGCTGCGGCCTTTGGCGGCCCGCCAAATACCACCTACTCAGAGGTAACGGGTGCGGTTACTTTAACCCGCAACTTTGACCCCAAAATCATGACCTGGGCCGCGGTAGTCGCCATTCTGCTTGCCTTTGTTGGCAAACTGGGCGCCCTGATGCAAACCATACCTGTACCTGTGATGGGTGGCATCATGTGCTTGCTGTTTGGCTCTATTGCCTCAGTGGGTCTGAACACCCTTATTCGCAATCAGGTAAACCTGGCCTGCCCGCGCAACCTGGCCATTGTGGGTGTGACCCTGGTATTCGGCATCGGCGGTATGGCCTTTGGTATTGGCTCATTCAGCCTCACCGGCATCAGTCTGTGCGGTATTGTGGCGATTTTGATGAATCTGGTGTTGCCACCTTCAGCGCCTGAACCAGAAAGCCCATGA